A single window of Vanessa tameamea isolate UH-Manoa-2023 chromosome 5, ilVanTame1 primary haplotype, whole genome shotgun sequence DNA harbors:
- the Gen gene encoding flap endonuclease GEN, translating to MGIKGLWTVLTPFSEKKSLHEIRGETVAVDLSGWVCDSQNVTDYYIQPKLYLRNLFFRTVYLLLADISPVFVLEGEAPELKQDVMAARNAIQFRGAAPKSDAAKAKAPNVSRKRFKGVLKECETLLKSMGVRCVKGRGEAEATCARLNAKGLVDAVVSQDSDCFAYGAKRVYRNFSVSSAAGGGAMQGSVDCYDAEKMFNSNGFGRKKMVALALLCGCDYGVGACGSSITTAVAFLHTVPEDQIIFRLLSWVSDPQHYEEQTRWSSAPGRCDRCGHAGRTHANNGCPVCVTHRGCTDIGHKSKVAEVKRELSLRNRALSSGMPFPEPKVMKEFLDTTPEDIDLDSLKIPTPSLIQFVKIMSKKLDWSERYCVEKFLPLLTKWHLQEYVTCRTIKPIEIKKKRNPRGVPSYEVLWADIDGQYDALIPDDQFEEGEDTQGPWTSIERQDLMRRYYPDLVERYEESIKKPPKEKKTRGRKKKDPDSENVDQNVKPKRKYNRKPKQVKDITMSHLNDSMKNLSLTNKDLNCSKAHVSVCVNKLKRKMKNSTKTKVKNTIDSYLKPLKKRKSKLTETLNNSITNIAIANNSLDNILGEVDHNKENISDDKHLLSILDLSAEDVNDIDLSDIVDTIVSRAPKVTTTKVNSNLVKLIFENKQINRKSIFANRLHQNCSTPKSSPVRKRNMNISKRSSISKVNTSYFFDKITDECDAFEMSLEYKYNSVNLDCDATVNYSLPKVCL from the exons atggGCATAAAAGGTTTATGGACAGTTTTGACACCCTTTAGCGAGAAGAAATCTTTACACGAA ATTCGTGGAGAAACTGTTGCTGTCGATTTATCAGGATGGGTTTGTGATAGTCAAAATGTGACCGATTATTATATACAACCCAAGTTATATTTAAG AAATCTATTCTTCAGAACTGTTTACTTGCTACTTGCTGACATAAGTCCAGTATTTGTGCTCGAGGGTGAAGCTCCAGAACTAAAGCAAGATGTTATGGCTGCCAGAAATGCTATACAGTTCCGAGGTGCTGCACCAAAGTCTGATGCTGCTAAAGCCAAAGCTCCAAATGTATCAAGAAAAAGATTTAAAGGTGTATTAAAAgag TGCGAAACCCTATTGAAGAGCATGGGCGTGAGATGTGTTAAAGGACGAGGGGAAGCTGAAGCTACTTGTGCAAGACTGAATGCTAAAggt CTCGTGGACGCAGTGGTGTCCCAGGATTCCGACTGTTTCGCGTACGGAGCTAAGCGTGTGTATCGTAACTTCAGCGTGTCGAGCGCGGCGGGGGGCGGCGCGATGCAGGGTTCAGTCGATTGCTATGACGCTGAGAAAATGTTTAACAGTAAtg gTTTTGGTCGTAAGAAAATGGTGGCGCTTGCTCTGTTATGTGGTTGTGATTATGGGGTCGGAGCTTGTGGTTCGTCAATTACCACTGCAGTTGCTTTCCTTCATACTGTACCTGAAGATCAGATCATATTtag ATTACTATCCTGGGTGAGTGACCCGCAACACTACGAAGAGCAAACCCGTTGGTCGTCGGCGCCCGGCCGCTGCGACCGCTGCGGGCACGCGGGACGAACACACGCCAACAACGGCTGTCCCGTTTGCGTCACACATCGGGGTTGTACGGACATAGGTCACaa GTCCAAAGTAGCGGAAGTAAAACGTGAACTATCGCTCCGTAACCGTGCCCTGTCGTCTGGAATGCCTTTCCCTGAGCCGAAAGTTATGAAGGAATTCCTGGATACCACACCAGAAGATATAGATCTCGACAGCTTGAAGATTCCAACTCCGAGTTTAATTCAATTTGTG AAAATTATGTCCAAGAAATTGGACTGGTCCGAAAGATACTGTGTCGAGAAATTTCTACCGCTACTAACAAAATGGCATCTTCAAGAATATGTAACTTGCAGAACGATAAAACctatcgaaataaaaaagaaaagaaatccTCGAG gaGTTCCCAGTTACGAAGTTTTGTGGGCCGATATTGATGGACAGTATGACGCTCTCATACCGGACGATCAGTTTGAAG AAGGTGAAGATACACAAGGTCCATGGACATCAATAGAAAGACAAGATCTTATGCGACGCTATTATCCAGATTTAGTTGAAAGGTATGAAGAATCTATCAAGAAGCCACCGAAAGAGAAGAAGACAAGAGGAAGGAAGAAGAAAGATCCAGATTCCGAAAATGTTGATCAGAATGTTAAACCGAAGAGGAAATACAACAGAAAACCGAAACAAGTTAAAGATATAACAATGTCTCACCTCAATGACTCCATGAAAAATTTAAGCCTAACTAACAAAGATTTGAATTGTAGCAAAGCGCATGTCAGTGTATGCGTTAATAAACTTAAGAGAAAAATGAAAAACAgtacaaaaacaaaagtaaaaaatacaattgatagTTATTTAAAACCGCTTAAGAAAAGAAAGTCGAAATTAACAGAGACATTGAATAATAGCATTACGAATATTGCCATTGCAAATAACTCTTTGGATAATATTTTGGGAGAGGTCGATCATAACAAGGAGAATATATCGGATGATAAACATTTACTAAGTATTCTCGATCTGAGCGCGGAAGACGTAAATGATATAGATTTATCAGATATTGTAGATACTATCGTTTCTAGAGCACCTAAAGTAACAACGACTAAAGTTAATAGTAATCTCGTCAAACTCATTttcgaaaataaacaaataaatagaaaaagtatATTTGCCAATAGATTACATCAAAATTGTTCAACACCAAAAAGTAGTCCCGTAAGAAAACGTAATATGAATATTAGCAAGAGATCCTCAATTTCAAAAGTAAATACGAGTTATTTCTTCGATAAGATAACCGATGAATGTGATGCCTTTGAAATGTCTCtcgaatataaatacaattcagtAAATTTGGACTGTGATGCAACCGTAAATTATAGTTTGCCAAAAGTTTGTCTATAg